The genomic region CTGGCATTCACGTGGCCATGTGCGGTGAGATGGCTGGCGAACTCCTTTATCTTCCCCTCCTCGTAGGTTTTGGTTTCGATGAGCTAAGCATGAATCCCCAGTCTATTCCGGCCATCAAAGATTATATATGTGCTTTATCTTTCGAAGAATGCCGTAGTTTGTGTGAAGAAATTCTTCAATTCGCCTCGGCCGAAGAAGTGAGAAACCATCTTGAAGCCTGGCTAGAAAAAAAGGGCCTTTTACCGTAAATTCTCCTAGATTTCCGTTTAACCGGGAATTTTGCCCTCACTATTGACTTTAACAATTTATCTTTTATTTTACCCATCTAAAACCCTTTTGGAATTTTTTATCTCTGAAGGCAAGTCTCAAAAAGAAAAGCTAGATCCTATACATCAGCAGCTACCACCATGTCAACCATATCCTCCTCCTTATTATGAAGAAGACGAAATTGACCTCTATGAACTCTGGCTGGTTTTAAAAAAACGCAAAAATTTAATTTTAGGACTTACGTTTGGCCTGGCCTTTTTAGTAGCTATCTATCAGACTCTGTTTGACTGTTTCATAATACGAATACTAAAAAAGTTTTAGAAAAAATAGGCGTAAATGCCAGTCTTTATTTTCTTTTCCTATGCCAAGTAGGCCATTTAAAAATTTTAGTTCAAAGGCATCTGGTTTATGTTTATAACTCACCAGAAACGCTAGTTCCCATATTTTTTCTTTGCCTATGGTATCGTGACGATAAAAACCCCAAAGGGCCTTTGAACGCACTGTGCCATCAGGGAAATGTATATTTTCGTATAAGCGCAAAAGAGGAGCAATAGTGAGGTCTATCCCCCGGTTATGGAAAGGAATAATGGCCGGGAAGAAAAATACTTTACTGCCATCCTGACGACGTTCGGCCTCAGCAATAGGCCAGAGGCGGCCAAACTCGTACAAAGAATGTCCCTTTTTATCTGTGATTTTAACAAATCTGCTAAAAAGAAGGATCCTGCTACCATGATAATAGATTTTTTTGGGCGAATACCCTAGGACATCTTCATAAAAGATAAAAAAAGGCCAGAGGAAAAAACGCCTTTTACTGTCTTCTCTAGCCCGGTACCCCACCAGAGGCCATATTTTGTATTCGCGATAATAAGGATCATCACCGCG from Thermodesulfatator indicus DSM 15286 harbors:
- a CDS encoding lipopolysaccharide biosynthesis protein, with amino-acid sequence MTLTIYLLFYPSKTLLEFFISEGKSQKEKLDPIHQQLPPCQPYPPPYYEEDEIDLYELWLVLKKRKNLILGLTFGLAFLVAIYQTLFDCFIIRILKKF